A DNA window from Procambarus clarkii isolate CNS0578487 chromosome 75, FALCON_Pclarkii_2.0, whole genome shotgun sequence contains the following coding sequences:
- the LOC138356896 gene encoding proteoglycan 4-like translates to MVVRTGGVGVRTGGVGVWIVLVMVAWCQSISEVRGTFQIGTSCGYNVSHLENFLVPTSGGWLYIISNSTLQPEKLVPMVGGNLKFNNQPTQELGNYAVNTVRLQHQVISHSSPEFNNTECLIPSEATLKISASDDNVKVFSVENTVNKERLCLFTRENVLRVNGGQALFSCRESVVGALNEFKVMKQTVAASLGLINREGNAENLTLAVSTVEATFADHIGALKRVEPTMKTSPNVASSSGRDDEVSSVSKGSATDTLTTSVATITTPTTLPPKALETLPPAATLAPKTLTSTSPASKALPPTTTKALPPPTTKALPPTIDLPPTTTKALPPTTTIALPPTTTKALPPTTTKALPPTTTIALPPTTTKALPPTTTKALPPTTTIALPPTTTKALPPTTTIALPPTTTIALPPTTTKALPPTTTKALPPTTTKALPPTTTIALPPTTTKALPPTTTKALPPTTKALPPTTPAPKASPIPKTLPTSSTPKALPMPSTPATSPRTQLAPLSSPKPITKLTPPLSTKLPLTTLLISTKLALATALTSTLLPPKKAQHPQASITTITPSTTTASTTTTTTFPPHTAILATTTTTISTIAAIPTASTTPSTITTAKIPITTKNLTINQITPPAVTLPSSWSPQSSLILTSPSQTTFVPNPAPKKFVAAATIGVLVTLAAIVAIIVYCRYHHQQLKPDQRQNMELIFIPRNAPTTFRDTMETSKSCTLADLPPLQPASVFACSPGDPEGEENSLLFEASICRAVQVEMEEELPPAPLTTFLQV, encoded by the exons ATGGTTGTGCggacaggtggtgtgggcgtgcgtacaggtggtgtgggcgtgtggatAGTGCTGGTGATGGTCGCGTGGTGTcagtccatctctgaagtcagaggAACATTCCAAATTGGAACTT CGTGTGGGTACAATGTATCCCATTTGGAAAATTTTCTTGTGCCAACATCAGGAGGTTGGCTCTATATCATCAGTAACTCGACACTACAGCCAGAGAAACTTGTTCCTATGGTGGGAGGTAATCTCAAATTCAATAATCAGCCGACACAGGAGCTTGGGAACTATGCTGTGAATACAGTGAGATTACAGCACCAGGTCATCAGTCATTCTTCGCCCGAATTTAACAATACAGAATGTCTTATTCCAAGCGAAGCAACGTTAAAG ATCTCCGCGAGTGACGATAACGTCAAGGTGTTCAGTGTTGAGAACACAGTGAACAAGGAGAGACTGTGCCTTTTCACCCGGGAAAATGTTCTTCGGGTGAACGGAGGCCAAGCTCTATTTTCTT GCCGTGAGTCTGTCGTGGGGGCGTTGAATGAGTTTAAAGTCATGAAGCAGACAGTTGCAGCCTCATTGGGACTGATAAACAGAGAGGGTAACGCAGAAAATCTCACGTTAGCCGTGTCGACGGTTGAAGCCACATTCGCTGATCACATTGGTGCCTTGAAACGGGTCGAACCAACGATGAAGACCTCTCCAAATGTGGCTTCCTCGTCAGGAAGGGACGATGAGGTTTCCTCTGTATCAAAAGGAAGTGCAACGGACACACTCACAACTTCCGTGGCAACCATTACTACACCAACAACATTGCCACCAAAAGCACTAGAAACtctaccaccagcagcaacacttgcACCAAAAACTTTAACGTCAACATCACCTGCATCAAAAgccttaccaccaacaacaacaaaagccttaccaccaccaacaacaaaagcCTTACCACCAACAATAgacttaccaccaacaacaacaaaagccttaccaccaacaacaacaatagccttaccaccaacaacaacaaaagccttaccaccaacaacaacaaaagccttaccaccaacaacaacaatagccttaccaccaacaacaacaaaagccttaccaccaacaacaacaaaagccttaccaccaacaacaacaatagccttaccaccaacaacaacaaaagccttaccaccaacaacaacaatagccttaccaccaacaacaacaatagccttaccaccaacaacaacaaaagccttaccaccaacaacaacaaaagccttaccaccaacaacaacaaaagccttaccaccaacaacaacaatagccttaccaccaacaacaacaaaagccttaccaccaacaacaacaaaagccttaccaccaacaacaaaagccttaccaccaacaacacctgcaccaaaaGCCTCCCCAATACCAAAAACACTACCAACATCATCTACACCAAAAGCCCTACCAATGCCATCAACACCAGCTACATCACCAAGAACACAATTAGCACCATTATCATCACCAAAACCAATAACAAAATTAACACCACCACTATCGACAAAACTTCCACTAACAACTCTCCTAATATCAACAAAACTAGCCCTAGCAACTGCACTAACGTCAACACTATTACCACCAAAAAAGGCACAACATCCACAAGCATCAATCACAACCAtaacaccatcaacaaccacagcctcaactacaacaacaaccacattTCCGCCCCACACCGCGATACTAGCTACAACCACAACAACGATCTCGACTATTGCCGCAATTCCAACTGCATCCACAACCCCATCTACAATCACAACTGCCAAGATTCCAATAACAACAAAGAACCTAACTATAAACCAAATCACACCACCAGCAGTGACACTTCCGTCCAGTTGGTCACCTCAATCCTCGCTGATCCTAACCAGCCCATCGCAGACAACATTTGTCCCGAATCCCGCACCAAAGAAGTTCGTCGCTGCCGCCACCATTGGAGTCCTTGTTACCCTAGCCGCTATAGTCGCCATTATCGTCTACTGCcgctaccatcatcaacaactcAAACCAGATCAAAGACAGAACATGGAGCTTATCTTTATACCAAGAAATGCCCCCACAACCTTCCGTGACACGATGGAAACCTCTAAGTCTTGCACGCTGGCAGACCTACCTCCTCTTCAACCAGCTTCAGTCTTCGCATGCTCGCCGGGTGACCCAGAGGGGGAGGAAAACTCCTTACTGTTCGAAGCCTCCATTTGTAGAGCCGTCCAGGTGGAGATGGAGGAGGAGCTCCCACCAGCACCACTTACCACATTCTTGCAGGTGTAA